In Reichenbachiella agarivorans, one genomic interval encodes:
- a CDS encoding response regulator translates to MQQINILIADDHKMFREGLVELLGKEAKMHIVGDVGDREGIMGILKAQPVDVLLMDIDMGETNGIQMTAEIKRDYPKIRVLALSMHGDKNYIVKMMEAGAIGYILKNAGKEEMINAIHTVANGNTYFSSQVSSKLLEHLTNPTAAHGKKPEGTPLTDREIEVLKLIAEEYSNPEIAEKLFISIRTVDTHRRNLLDKLGAKNTAGLVKYAIQKGLLG, encoded by the coding sequence ATGCAACAGATCAATATACTCATCGCTGATGACCACAAGATGTTTCGTGAAGGACTCGTCGAGCTGCTCGGCAAGGAAGCCAAAATGCACATCGTAGGTGATGTAGGTGATAGAGAAGGGATTATGGGGATACTCAAAGCACAACCAGTGGATGTGCTCCTGATGGATATAGATATGGGAGAGACCAACGGCATCCAGATGACCGCAGAGATCAAAAGAGACTATCCCAAGATCAGAGTGCTGGCACTGTCCATGCATGGAGACAAGAACTACATCGTGAAAATGATGGAAGCAGGTGCGATTGGCTATATCCTCAAAAACGCGGGAAAGGAAGAAATGATCAATGCCATTCACACGGTTGCCAATGGCAATACCTACTTCAGTAGTCAGGTGTCGTCCAAGCTGCTAGAGCACCTGACCAACCCGACGGCAGCCCACGGCAAAAAGCCCGAAGGTACACCGCTCACCGATCGAGAAATCGAGGTGCTCAAGCTCATAGCCGAAGAATACTCCAACCCAGAGATTGCCGAAAAGCTCTTCATCAGCATCCGCACCGTAGATACCCATCGGAGAAATCTCCTAGATAAGCTAGGTGCCAAAAATACCGCTGGCTTGGTCAAGTATGCGATTCAGAAGGGGTTGCTGGGGTGA
- a CDS encoding acyltransferase family protein, translated as MLHNRRYDIDWLRVIAIGLLLIYHIAIGFQPWGVFIQFIQNDENLTWIWTPMAMLNVWRIPLLFFVSGMGVYFAIQRRDWKSLLLERSKRILVPYVFGMIAIVPLHVFLWQNYYNQNMDYVSSPGHLWFLGNIYAYVLLFFPLFFYLKRHPEGKFHQFLKKWLGHPAGLLILMLPFIAEAELVNPESFEFYAMNTHGFWLGMVAFLTGFLCVYSGQAFWDNVTKWRWLLFAIAATLYIFRLTEGQFNAPYYLKAIESNLWIFTVFGFGYKYLNKPSSTLTYLSQAAYPIYITHMVFLYLASWFIFPLEIAPLLKLMLVIVFTFIGCFVTYEYVVRRVKWVRTLFGLK; from the coding sequence ATGTTGCACAACAGGAGATATGATATTGATTGGCTGAGAGTCATCGCTATAGGTTTGTTACTTATCTATCACATAGCGATTGGCTTTCAGCCTTGGGGGGTATTCATACAATTCATCCAAAATGACGAAAATCTGACATGGATTTGGACACCCATGGCCATGCTCAATGTATGGCGTATTCCGCTGCTATTCTTTGTCTCTGGTATGGGCGTGTATTTTGCCATTCAAAGACGAGACTGGAAATCATTACTACTTGAGCGATCTAAACGCATCTTGGTCCCTTACGTTTTCGGGATGATAGCAATTGTACCGCTACATGTGTTTTTGTGGCAGAACTACTACAATCAGAACATGGATTACGTATCCAGTCCAGGCCATCTTTGGTTCTTGGGCAATATATACGCTTACGTATTGCTGTTCTTTCCACTGTTCTTTTATCTGAAAAGACATCCCGAAGGCAAGTTTCATCAATTCCTGAAAAAATGGCTGGGGCATCCAGCTGGTTTGTTGATATTGATGCTTCCTTTTATTGCAGAGGCGGAGCTCGTCAATCCTGAGAGTTTTGAATTTTACGCCATGAATACCCATGGCTTCTGGCTGGGGATGGTTGCTTTTCTAACAGGCTTTTTATGCGTGTACAGTGGGCAAGCCTTTTGGGACAATGTCACAAAATGGAGATGGTTGTTATTCGCCATTGCTGCGACATTGTATATTTTCAGACTCACAGAAGGGCAATTCAATGCACCCTACTATTTGAAGGCTATAGAATCTAATCTCTGGATATTTACAGTCTTTGGTTTTGGGTACAAATACCTCAATAAACCAAGCAGTACCTTGACTTATTTAAGTCAAGCAGCGTATCCGATTTACATTACTCATATGGTTTTTCTTTACTTGGCCTCTTGGTTTATATTCCCTTTAGAGATTGCACCATTGCTCAAGCTTATGCTGGTCATTGTGTTTACTTTTATCGGATGCTTTGTGACTTATGAGTATGTGGTGAGGAGGGTGAAATGGGTGAGAACTCTTTTTGGGTTGAAGTGA
- a CDS encoding helix-turn-helix domain-containing protein yields MSAFLQKVVAVIEGNLADENFGVSELSEQINMSRSNLLRKVKQETGESVSILIRNVRLHNAKHLLKDDALTISEIAYQVGFSSTSYFTKCFRELYGYTPGEEGNRAKQEETQEVVENSRSPQHKKSKITALVIAVAALVAAILWLLPNDEQEIAAKPIKSIAVLPFKNDSADTTNIYFMNGLMEAILDNFQKIEAIKVTSRTTVEKYRNVDITIPELSKELNVSYFIEGSGQKIGDEILLTIQLIEAPSDKHLWSKRYKRQLKDVFDLQSEVAKSIASEINAIITPEEQKRIEKIPTHNLVAYDYYLKGLALLNDKTGTGLAEGVEQFKKAIQEDGQFANAYAYVAISYYYLDIFMAEPKYTEELKNYADKAMMIDAEAGESLIARSLYYMQIRDFTKAVESFEEVLEYYPNTAWIHNFLSNIYGVILPDTEKYLTHALQGIPAAVEGTDSVTASFTYLHLSNALAQTGFIRESETYVQKSLAYNPDNVYSQCLYVYIKQAQNFDLKRAELSLKEILKQDTTSIFVIEEIAKVCYTSGAYEEAWVYYDKMLNIKRALHLDIFQNEDASIGFVLEQLGRKEEAKKFYESFLAYTEKDQSLYKDILYSNYYAVTGNIDQAIKHLKAFSEQDNYQYWIVLFMDKDPITLLMKGHPDYESTIQKINDKFWANNKKIRKMLEEENIIQPMKRDL; encoded by the coding sequence ATGAGCGCCTTTCTTCAAAAAGTTGTGGCTGTAATAGAAGGTAATCTAGCAGATGAAAATTTTGGCGTAAGCGAACTATCTGAGCAAATCAATATGAGCAGATCCAATCTACTCAGGAAGGTGAAACAGGAAACAGGAGAATCTGTCAGCATATTGATTAGAAACGTAAGGCTGCACAACGCCAAGCATCTGCTGAAGGATGACGCCCTGACGATATCTGAAATCGCCTATCAAGTGGGATTTAGTAGTACCTCCTATTTCACGAAATGCTTCAGAGAACTGTATGGCTACACACCAGGTGAGGAAGGCAACAGAGCAAAACAAGAAGAAACACAAGAAGTTGTTGAAAACAGCAGATCACCTCAACATAAGAAGAGCAAAATTACAGCGCTGGTTATAGCAGTGGCGGCCCTAGTGGCTGCAATCTTGTGGCTGCTACCCAATGATGAGCAGGAGATTGCAGCTAAACCAATTAAATCCATTGCAGTCCTTCCCTTCAAGAATGACAGTGCCGACACCACCAACATTTACTTCATGAATGGCCTGATGGAGGCCATACTGGACAACTTCCAAAAGATTGAGGCGATCAAGGTCACCAGCAGAACCACTGTAGAGAAATATCGCAATGTGGATATCACAATCCCTGAACTATCCAAGGAACTCAATGTGAGCTATTTCATAGAGGGCAGCGGTCAGAAGATTGGCGATGAAATTCTTTTGACGATACAGTTGATTGAGGCACCCAGCGACAAACACCTGTGGTCAAAAAGATATAAGCGCCAGCTGAAAGATGTATTTGACCTGCAAAGTGAGGTAGCCAAAAGCATCGCGAGTGAGATCAATGCCATCATTACTCCGGAGGAACAAAAGCGCATTGAAAAGATCCCAACCCACAATCTGGTGGCTTATGACTATTATTTGAAAGGATTGGCTCTGCTGAATGATAAGACGGGTACGGGTTTGGCAGAGGGTGTGGAACAATTTAAGAAGGCGATACAGGAAGATGGACAATTTGCCAATGCCTACGCCTATGTGGCCATCTCCTACTACTACCTCGATATTTTTATGGCTGAGCCTAAGTACACAGAGGAACTAAAGAACTATGCAGACAAAGCCATGATGATAGATGCCGAAGCAGGAGAAAGTCTCATTGCCAGGTCCTTGTATTATATGCAGATCCGTGATTTCACCAAAGCGGTAGAGTCGTTTGAGGAAGTATTAGAATACTATCCAAATACTGCGTGGATTCACAATTTCCTATCCAACATCTATGGCGTGATACTGCCCGATACCGAAAAATACCTGACACACGCCCTGCAAGGTATTCCGGCAGCAGTAGAGGGTACAGACTCTGTCACTGCCAGCTTTACATATTTGCATCTGAGCAATGCACTGGCACAGACAGGTTTTATCAGAGAATCTGAGACCTATGTTCAAAAGTCATTGGCTTACAATCCTGACAATGTGTATTCGCAGTGCCTGTATGTATATATCAAGCAGGCTCAAAATTTTGATTTGAAACGTGCAGAGTTATCGTTGAAGGAAATTTTGAAACAGGACACGACCAGTATATTCGTCATAGAAGAGATAGCCAAGGTGTGCTATACTTCGGGAGCGTATGAGGAAGCATGGGTGTATTACGACAAGATGCTAAACATTAAGAGAGCCCTGCACCTTGACATATTTCAAAATGAGGATGCTAGTATAGGCTTTGTGTTGGAGCAGCTTGGGAGAAAGGAAGAAGCGAAGAAATTTTATGAAAGTTTCCTTGCCTATACAGAGAAGGACCAGTCACTCTACAAAGACATTTTGTATTCCAACTACTATGCGGTTACTGGCAACATAGATCAGGCCATCAAGCACCTCAAGGCTTTTTCTGAACAGGACAACTATCAATACTGGATAGTGCTGTTCATGGACAAAGACCCTATTACTCTACTCATGAAAGGTCATCCCGATTATGAAAGCACCATTCAGAAAATCAATGACAAATTCTGGGCAAATAACAAGAAGATCAGAAAGATGCTCGAAGAGGAAAATATTATCCAGCCAATGAAGAGGGATTTGTAA
- a CDS encoding nucleotidyltransferase family protein: MLVTNQYINEIRALCKNHSVEKLYLFGSATNDNFSPESDIDFLVKFKKFDLAKYFENYMVLKESLKNLFDREIDLVEEQTLKNPVLIKSINKSKELIYG, from the coding sequence ATGCTGGTAACTAATCAATATATCAATGAAATAAGAGCATTATGCAAAAATCATAGTGTAGAAAAGTTATACCTTTTCGGGTCTGCCACCAATGATAATTTTTCACCTGAAAGTGATATAGATTTTTTAGTGAAATTCAAAAAATTTGATTTAGCTAAATATTTCGAGAATTACATGGTTTTAAAAGAGAGCTTAAAAAATCTATTTGATAGAGAAATTGATTTAGTAGAGGAACAAACCCTGAAAAACCCTGTGCTAATTAAGTCTATTAACAAAAGTAAAGAGCTAATTTATGGATGA
- a CDS encoding HepT-like ribonuclease domain-containing protein, with translation MDERILKWLYDIRFAISEIESYFDGKEKDFLEYQKNIMLKRAVERDLEIIGEAVNRILKSDSTFETLISDAKAIVSLRNQVIHAYDSISDENIWAIIISHLPKLKVEIEKLLSENE, from the coding sequence ATGGATGAGCGGATTTTAAAATGGCTCTATGACATTAGGTTTGCTATCTCAGAAATTGAATCTTATTTTGATGGAAAGGAAAAGGATTTTCTTGAATATCAGAAAAACATCATGTTAAAAAGAGCAGTTGAAAGAGACCTAGAAATCATTGGAGAAGCAGTAAATAGGATTCTTAAAAGCGACAGCACTTTTGAAACTTTAATTTCGGATGCCAAAGCCATAGTCAGTCTTAGAAACCAAGTGATTCATGCTTATGACAGTATATCAGATGAAAACATTTGGGCCATAATTATAAGCCATCTTCCTAAACTAAAAGTAGAAATTGAAAAACTGCTGAGTGAAAATGAATAA
- a CDS encoding ankyrin repeat domain-containing protein, with protein MKSLQLKTVQKCFVLSLATILLGTASCHQANQSQEESTKETKIEAPSTTIQEAAFLGNVEAIKGHMAAKTDLNQKDAYGSTPLHIAATFGKTEVAVLLIEGGANLNERSADGSTPLHTAAFFGRTDIVKALLKNKADVTVRNSYNATALESVSAPFADMKPIYDQLSKDLGPFGLKLDYQKLEEARPVIAELIASYSK; from the coding sequence ATGAAATCTTTACAATTGAAAACAGTGCAAAAATGCTTTGTCTTAAGTCTGGCTACCATCCTATTAGGAACAGCTTCTTGTCATCAGGCGAATCAGTCACAAGAAGAATCTACGAAGGAAACTAAAATAGAAGCGCCAAGCACCACTATCCAAGAGGCTGCATTTTTAGGCAATGTCGAAGCGATCAAAGGACACATGGCAGCCAAGACAGACCTCAATCAAAAGGACGCATATGGTTCTACACCCTTGCACATTGCCGCGACATTTGGTAAAACGGAGGTAGCTGTATTGCTCATCGAAGGAGGCGCCAATTTGAATGAAAGGAGTGCGGATGGATCGACTCCTTTACATACTGCAGCTTTCTTCGGGCGCACGGATATAGTGAAAGCACTGCTCAAAAATAAAGCGGATGTGACTGTTAGAAACAGTTACAACGCTACGGCCCTAGAGTCAGTTTCCGCTCCTTTTGCAGACATGAAACCGATCTATGATCAATTGAGCAAAGACCTTGGGCCTTTCGGATTAAAACTGGACTATCAGAAATTGGAAGAGGCTCGCCCTGTGATCGCTGAGTTGATTGCGTCATACAGCAAATAA
- a CDS encoding toll/interleukin-1 receptor domain-containing protein: MKVFISWSGDLSKKIAESFRQWIPGVIQAVKPYYTPDDITKGTRWGTEIAKELDDSKVGIICLTRENLLSPWIMFEAGALSKNLEQSKVCPLLFGIDPADIQGPLIQFQAAKFSKVEMKKVVKMINSELGEHSLASDILDGVFEMWWPKLDKEIKDLLSKGLDQGNDTDLRSEREMLEEILYLSREISIERKRRRDGFIHPDALRDLIEGTFKIANEALINGYYHLDEAVELLMKPIDYIIGESRDSLSKNELNSLHQRLSEIRRIMSDLKPVVPKRKVIIKKKAEDS; the protein is encoded by the coding sequence ATGAAAGTATTTATCAGTTGGTCAGGAGATTTATCCAAGAAAATAGCCGAGTCATTCAGACAATGGATTCCAGGAGTAATACAAGCAGTCAAACCTTATTATACGCCGGATGACATCACTAAGGGAACAAGATGGGGAACAGAAATTGCAAAGGAACTTGATGATTCAAAAGTTGGAATTATATGTCTCACTCGAGAGAATTTACTAAGTCCTTGGATCATGTTTGAAGCAGGGGCACTTTCTAAGAATTTGGAACAATCTAAAGTATGTCCATTGCTTTTCGGAATAGACCCAGCTGATATACAAGGGCCACTAATACAATTTCAAGCTGCTAAATTTTCTAAAGTAGAGATGAAAAAAGTGGTTAAGATGATAAATAGTGAACTTGGTGAGCATTCTCTTGCATCTGATATTCTTGATGGTGTTTTCGAAATGTGGTGGCCTAAACTAGACAAAGAAATTAAAGACTTACTATCAAAGGGTTTGGATCAAGGAAACGACACAGATTTAAGATCCGAAAGAGAAATGCTTGAAGAAATTCTTTATCTGTCTAGAGAAATTTCAATTGAGAGAAAAAGAAGAAGGGATGGATTTATTCATCCAGATGCACTAAGAGACCTCATTGAAGGAACATTCAAGATTGCCAATGAAGCTCTAATTAATGGATATTACCATCTAGATGAAGCGGTTGAATTATTAATGAAACCAATAGATTATATAATTGGCGAAAGTCGTGACTCGCTAAGTAAAAATGAACTAAATTCTTTGCATCAAAGACTTTCTGAAATTCGCCGAATTATGAGTGATCTTAAACCAGTGGTTCCTAAGAGAAAAGTTATAATCAAGAAAAAAGCAGAGGACTCTTAA